In the genome of Halosolutus amylolyticus, the window GGTGCGAGCCCGGCCGATCGGGCGACGATGCTCGTCGTGACCGTCGACGGGGGACGGCTCGACGTCGACCGGCGGACCGAGCGAGACGGGGCGACGTGAATGCCGACGAAGAGACGACACGAGTCCGCGACGAAGATCCGAAACGAACGGGAGGACATCGATGACCAGTGACCAACGCGACGCGGCCGGCGATCCGGTCCGGATCGGCGTCGACGTCGGGGGGACGTTCACCGACGTGGCCCTCTCGGTCGACGATCGGCTTCACACCGCGAAGGTGCCGACCACCGGCGACCAGCACGTCGGGGTGCTCGACGGGATCGAGAAGGCCTGTGACCGCGCCGGCATCGACCCGGCCGCGATCGACGACTTCGCCCACGCGATGACCGTCTCGGTCAACGCCCTGCTCGAGCGCGACGGCGCGCGAACGGCGCTCGTCACCACCGCAGGGTTCCGGGACGTCCTCGCGATCGGCCGCCAGGACCGGCCGTCCCTCTACGACCTGGACGTCGAAAAGCCCGACCCGCTGGTCCCTCGCGAACGGCGGTTCGAGATCGACGAACGGACGACGACCGACGGCGTCGAGCGACCGGTCGACCCGGAGGCGGTACGGGACCTCGCGGCGACCCTGCGCGAGCACGACGTCGAGGCCGTCGCCGTCTGCCTGCTCCACGCCTACGCCGACCCCGAGAACGAGGCGATCGTCGCCGAGACGCTCCGCGACGAACTCGACGGTCCCGTCTCGGTCTCGCACGAGGTGCTCGCGGAGTTTCGCGAGTTCGAGCGCACGTCGACGACGGCCGTCGACGCCTACGTCCGACCGACGATCGATCGCTACGTCGGGCGACTGGTCGACGAGGCCGCGGACGCGGGGATTCCGGCACCACGGATCATGCAGGCGAACGGCGGCATCGCCGACGCCGAGACGGTCCGCGAGCACGCCGTCACGACGGTGCTGTCCGGTCCCGCGGCGGGCGTCGTCGGCGCCGCGGCGACCGTCGACGTCGGCGTCGTCGACGGGCTGGTCACCTTCGACATGGGCGGCACCTCGAGCGACGTGAGCCTCGTCCGGGACGGGCGGGCCGAACGGACGACCGACGCCGAGATCGACGGCCTGCCGATCCGGACGCCGATGGTCGACGTCAACACCGTCGGCGCGGGCGGCGGCTCGATCGCGTGGGTCGACGCCGGCGGCGCACTCCGGGTCGGTCCACGATCGGCGGGTGCCGACCCCGGGCCGGCCTGTTACGGCCGCGGCGGGACCGAGCCCACCGTCACGGACGCCACCGTCGTGCTGGGATTCATCGGCCCCGAGACCGCGCTGGGCGGCGAACTGACCCTCGACGTCTCGGCGGCCCGCGACGCGCTCGATCGACTGGCCGACGAGGCCGGCCTCGGCGGCGCGCTCGAGGCGGCCCGCGGCGTCTACCGGGTGGCCAACGCGACGATGACCCGGACGATCCGATCGGTCACCGTCGAACGGGGCCACGACCCGCGGGAGTTCACGCTCGTGGCCTTCGGCGGCGCGGGACCGATGCACGCCGCCGCGCTCGCGGACGCACTCGAGGTCGATCGGGTCGTCGTCCCGCGGCCCGGCGGCGTCCTCTCCGCGTTCGGGTTGCTCGCGGCCGACGAGAGCCACGACGCCGCCCGAACCGTCGGCGAGGACCTCGAAACCGCGGACGTGGACTGGCTTGAGTCGGTCTCCGACGACCTCGTCGCCGACGTGCTCGCGGACGCCTCCGATCCCGATCGGGCGCGGGTCGAGCGCGCGGCCGACTGCCGGTACGCCGGACAGAGCTTCGAACTCACCGTTTCGGTCGCGGACGGGATCGATCGGGCGGCGATCGCGGATCGGTTCCACGACGCCCACGAGCGGGTCTACGGC includes:
- a CDS encoding hydantoinase/oxoprolinase family protein — encoded protein: MTSDQRDAAGDPVRIGVDVGGTFTDVALSVDDRLHTAKVPTTGDQHVGVLDGIEKACDRAGIDPAAIDDFAHAMTVSVNALLERDGARTALVTTAGFRDVLAIGRQDRPSLYDLDVEKPDPLVPRERRFEIDERTTTDGVERPVDPEAVRDLAATLREHDVEAVAVCLLHAYADPENEAIVAETLRDELDGPVSVSHEVLAEFREFERTSTTAVDAYVRPTIDRYVGRLVDEAADAGIPAPRIMQANGGIADAETVREHAVTTVLSGPAAGVVGAAATVDVGVVDGLVTFDMGGTSSDVSLVRDGRAERTTDAEIDGLPIRTPMVDVNTVGAGGGSIAWVDAGGALRVGPRSAGADPGPACYGRGGTEPTVTDATVVLGFIGPETALGGELTLDVSAARDALDRLADEAGLGGALEAARGVYRVANATMTRTIRSVTVERGHDPREFTLVAFGGAGPMHAAALADALEVDRVVVPRPGGVLSAFGLLAADESHDAARTVGEDLETADVDWLESVSDDLVADVLADASDPDRARVERAADCRYAGQSFELTVSVADGIDRAAIADRFHDAHERVYGYAMDEAIEVVTLRATATVPGTEPIVRHDGAGDARLGSRDAHFSGTGPQETAVYDRDRLEAGTMLSGPAILEQAESTTVVPPTWDGEILADGTLAMSRTEGRQ